One genomic window of Candidatus Effluviviaceae Genus I sp. includes the following:
- a CDS encoding class I SAM-dependent methyltransferase has translation MRRIDRDAFASWPAYYRHYQAELARRFLIPFLEQHGVRVAGSRVLDAGCGIGGVTAALAERGAACLGIDIGVFEWSSGPNLEFRRADVLDAGVAASLRGRYDLVVLRDVVEHIEDKARLLAHARDALAQGGAILVTFPPYWSPFGAHQQTELRGSALRLVPYMHAHPRLAHIARTRTTVSGFERLLPRAGLVARARRLYVSRPSFELRYGVPSVVFPLPWLRGVREIVCTGATYLLRRSGELPETP, from the coding sequence GTGAGGAGGATCGACCGGGACGCCTTCGCGTCGTGGCCCGCGTACTACCGGCACTACCAGGCGGAGCTCGCGCGGCGCTTCCTGATCCCGTTCCTCGAGCAGCACGGCGTCCGCGTGGCGGGCAGCCGGGTGCTCGACGCGGGCTGCGGCATCGGCGGCGTCACCGCGGCGCTCGCGGAGAGGGGTGCCGCCTGCCTCGGCATCGACATCGGCGTCTTCGAGTGGTCGAGCGGCCCCAACCTCGAGTTCCGGCGCGCCGACGTGCTCGACGCGGGCGTCGCAGCTTCGCTTCGCGGCCGGTACGACCTGGTCGTGCTCCGCGACGTCGTCGAGCACATCGAGGACAAGGCCCGGTTGCTCGCGCACGCGCGGGACGCGCTCGCGCAGGGCGGGGCGATCCTCGTCACGTTCCCGCCGTACTGGTCCCCGTTCGGCGCGCATCAGCAGACCGAGCTGCGCGGTTCGGCGCTGCGCCTCGTGCCGTACATGCACGCCCACCCGAGGCTGGCCCACATCGCGAGGACGCGCACGACGGTCTCCGGGTTCGAGCGGCTGCTTCCGCGCGCGGGTCTCGTCGCGCGCGCGCGGCGTCTCTACGTCTCGCGCCCGTCCTTCGAGCTGCGCTACGGAGTTCCGTCGGTGGTGTTTCCCCTGCCGTGGTTGCGCGGCGTGCGGGAGATCGTCTGCACGGGAGCGACGTACCTCCTCCGCCGGAGCGGGGAGCTGCCAGAAACGCCTTGA